A stretch of Pogona vitticeps strain Pit_001003342236 chromosome 5, PviZW2.1, whole genome shotgun sequence DNA encodes these proteins:
- the EMP1 gene encoding epithelial membrane protein 1 yields the protein MLVLLAGIFVIHIATVIMLFVSTIANVWMAGRIGTATNSTGLWMECLNGQCSDVHVSDSDLSALKSVQAFMILAIIFSFVSLVMFVVQLFTMEKGKRFYITGALMLIGWLFILIAVSIYTARFPQYFVGKEDHHGYSFILAWICFCFSLIVGVLYLVLRKK from the exons ATGCTGGTGCTACTGGCGGGGATTTTTGTCATCCACATTGCCACTGTGATTATGCTCTTTGTCTCCACCATTGCTAAT GTTTGGATGGCAGGCCGGATTGGTACTGCGACAAACTCAACAGGGCTCTGGATGGAATGTCTAAATGGGCAGTGTTCAGATGTTCATGTTTCAGACAGTGACCTCT CTGCCCTCAAAtcagtgcaagctttcatgaTCCTGGCCATCATCTTTTCCTTTGTCTCTCTGGTGATGTTTGTGGTGCAGCTGTTCACGATGGAGAAAGGAAAACGCTTCTACATCACTGGAGCCTTGATGCTGATTGGCT GGCTTTTTATCCTGATTGCTGTTTCTATCTACACTGCCCGATTTCCGCAATACTTCGTAGGCAAGGAGGACCACCATGGTTATTCCTTCATCCTTGCCTGGATTTGCTTTTGCTTCAGCCTCATCGTTGGGGTTCTGTATCTTGTACTCAGAAAGAAATGA